Proteins encoded together in one Vitis vinifera cultivar Pinot Noir 40024 chromosome 4, ASM3070453v1 window:
- the LOC100250500 gene encoding WAT1-related protein At1g68170 encodes MAGTFSNLLEGLKPVMVMVIIQIAFGGINIFYKLATNDGMSVKIMVAYRMMFAAASMVPLALILEWKSRPKLTRRIFILSFFLGIFGGSLSHNLYAESLALTSATFVAAMSNLIPAMTFVMAIILRMESLAIRTNVGKAKVLGTILSIGGAMILTFYKGVEMNIWSTNINLLHHHHHDMTVSQQSSSGNQALGGFLGVASAVSMAIWMILQAKLSMVYPSYSATALMSICASIQSVVYALCTERDWSAWKLGWNIRLVTVVYTGVVGSGLMVALMTWVARRRGALFISSFYPLLLVVVAIAGSLMLDEKLHVGSMLGAVFIILGLYSVLWGKSKEMMTTTQLNAFKSSKESESRDIAAVEP; translated from the exons ATGGCCGGGACGTTCAGTAACCTTTTGGAAGGGCTGAAACCAGTCATGGTAATGGTGATAATTCAGATCGCATTTGGtggaataaatattttctataaattggCTACGAATGATGGCATGAGCGTGAAGATTATGGTCGCCTATCGAATGATGTTTGCTGCCGCTTCAATGGTTCCCCTTGCTCTAATATTAGAATG GAAGAGTAGACCGAAATTGACAAGAAGGATTTTCATTCTAAGTTTCTTCTTAGGCATATTTGG AGGATCATTAAGCCACAATTTATATGCTGAGAGTTTGGCTTTAACATCTGCAACATTTGTAGCAGCAATGAGTAATCTTATTCCTGCTATGACATTTGTTATGGCTATTATCTTAag GATGGAGAGTTTGGCAATTAGAACAAATGTAGGAAAAGCTAAGGTGTTGGGCACGATATTAAGCATAGGTGGTGCAATGATTCTCACATTTTACAAAGGAGTAGAGATGAATATATGGTCAACAAACATCAACTTGctgcatcatcatcatcatgacATGACAGTTTCACAGCAGTCGTCTTCTGGCAATCAAGCATTGGGCGGATTTTTAGGTGTTGCCAGTGCTGTGTCTATGGCAATCTGGATGATACTTCAG GCTAAGTTGAGTATGGTATATCCATCTTACTCTGCTACTGCTCTTATGTCCATTTGTGCGTCCATCCAATCAGTTGTATATGCCCTTTGCACTGAAAGGGATTGGTCTGCATGGAAGCTTGGTTGGAATATCAGACTTGTCACTGTTGTTTATACT GGAGTGGTAGGCTCTGGGTTGATGGTTGCACTAATGACCTGGGTTGCACGCAGAAGGGGAGCATTGTTTATATCTTCTTTTTACCCATTATTGCTTGTTGTAGTCGCCATTGCTGGCTCACTGATGCTAGATGAGAAGCTACATGTGGGAAG CATGTTAGGAGCTGTGTTTATCATCCTGGGCTTATACAGCGTGCTATGGGGAAAAAGCAAGGAGATGATGACAACGACCCAACTCAATGCATTTAAAAGCTCTAAAGAATCAGAATCCAGAGATATTGCTGCTGTAGAACCTTAA